A single region of the Kryptolebias marmoratus isolate JLee-2015 linkage group LG10, ASM164957v2, whole genome shotgun sequence genome encodes:
- the LOC108239060 gene encoding THAP domain-containing protein 2-like, which produces MPHSCAAWNCNNRFTAQTRADGITFHRFPKDKELRKQWETAVRREGFSASPSSMLCSEHFSPETFDRTGQTVRIRAGAVPSVFCFPAHLHRPVTTRTSQTSKKAQETPLPDCPQLVQEAEPLSAPNVVSNKY; this is translated from the exons ATGCCTCATTCATGTGCTGCGTGGAATTGTAATAACCGGTTTACAGCTCAAACCAGAGCTGATGGCATTACCTTTCACAG GTTTCCCAAAGATAAAGAGCTGAGAAAGCAATGGGAAACGGCTGTCAGAAGGGAAGGATTTTCTGCTAGCCCATCGTCCATGCTCTGCAGTGAGCATTTCAGCCCCGAGACCTTTGACAGGACAGGTCAGACAGTCAGGATCAGAGCTGGAGCTGTTCCTTCAGTCTTCTGTTTCCCAGCTCATCTCCACAGG CCTGTAACTACCAGAACGTCTCAGACTTCAAAAAAGGCACAGGAGACCCCGTTACCAGACTGTCCCCAGCTTGTCCAAGAGGCTGAACCCCTGTCTGCGCCTAATGTTGTGAGTAATAAGTACTAG